Proteins from a single region of Nocardiopsis dassonvillei subsp. dassonvillei DSM 43111:
- a CDS encoding nitrite reductase — MSPMGSPSPSPTVRARRDRCPGALRPWPADDGLLVRLRLVGGRLPVRSLRALAAVAREYGDGRIHVTGRANVQLRALPGSGGRLSPEVLRALEETGLLPSPSHELVRNIMVSPRTGLGAGRADLRPVAAELDGLLCAEPRRAALPGRFLFVLDDGSGDLLERSCDLGAVALDARTAQLRVGEHWGPLTPLEEAPAALVRLADRFLELRGDGPDAPWHVAELPSPLTDPAPPVPGLPEPAPPLPHGPVPGIGRHVPVPEEGLDRAAADALAAEAVEAGSGELVVTPWRAVLVPAGHGTVSGRHRLAPEEHGPGPDRPVPADKHIPGQPDHVPGEAR; from the coding sequence ATGTCCCCGATGGGCTCCCCATCCCCATCCCCCACCGTCCGCGCCCGGCGCGACCGCTGCCCGGGCGCCCTGCGGCCCTGGCCCGCCGACGACGGGCTGCTGGTACGGCTCCGGCTCGTCGGCGGCAGGCTTCCCGTCCGTTCGCTGCGCGCCCTGGCCGCCGTGGCCCGGGAGTACGGCGACGGCCGGATCCACGTCACCGGGCGGGCCAACGTGCAGCTGCGCGCCCTGCCCGGAAGCGGGGGGCGGCTGTCCCCCGAGGTGCTCCGGGCCCTGGAGGAAACCGGCCTGCTGCCCTCGCCCTCCCACGAGCTGGTCCGCAACATCATGGTCTCCCCCCGCACGGGGCTCGGGGCTGGAAGAGCGGACCTGCGGCCCGTGGCCGCCGAGCTGGACGGGCTGCTGTGCGCCGAACCGCGCCGCGCCGCCCTGCCCGGCCGATTCCTCTTCGTCCTGGACGACGGAAGCGGCGACCTGCTGGAGCGCTCCTGCGACCTGGGGGCGGTCGCCCTCGACGCGCGTACCGCCCAGCTCAGGGTCGGGGAGCACTGGGGCCCGCTGACACCGCTGGAGGAGGCCCCGGCCGCGCTCGTGCGCCTCGCCGACCGGTTCCTGGAGCTGCGCGGCGACGGCCCCGACGCCCCCTGGCACGTGGCCGAACTCCCCTCGCCCCTGACCGACCCGGCGCCGCCCGTCCCGGGGCTGCCCGAGCCCGCGCCGCCGCTGCCGCACGGCCCGGTGCCCGGGATCGGACGGCACGTCCCCGTGCCCGAGGAGGGCCTGGACCGGGCCGCCGCCGACGCGCTCGCCGCCGAAGCCGTCGAGGCCGGATCCGGCGAACTCGTCGTCACGCCGTGGCGCGCCGTCCTCGTCCCCGCAGGACACGGGACCGTGTCCGGGCGGCACAGGCTCGCCCCCGAGGAACACGGACCCGGCCCCGACAGGCCGGTCCCGGCTGACAAGCACATCCCCGGACAGCCCGACCACGTCCCCGGGGAGGCGCGGTGA
- the cobM gene encoding precorrin-4 C(11)-methyltransferase, whose amino-acid sequence MGEAVTVHFVGAGPGAADLLTVRATRMLAGADVVLYPGTYLDPQVLTHCAPGAELVDTQGLDLDRITDHLVRAHTAGRDVVRLTSGDPSLYSALAEQTRRLDAHGVPWDVTPGVPAYAAASALAGRELTVPLVAQSVVLTRTRARSTAMPGTESLAAFAATRATLVLHLAIRRVRELMAEIEPEYGGDCPVVVVYRASQPGEAVLRGTVSTVADAVEEAGFRQAAVILVGRALDPGAGGESYLYDPARPRASG is encoded by the coding sequence GTGGGTGAAGCCGTGACCGTGCACTTCGTGGGCGCGGGGCCCGGAGCCGCCGACCTGCTGACCGTGCGCGCCACACGCATGCTCGCCGGGGCCGACGTGGTCCTCTACCCCGGCACCTACCTGGACCCGCAGGTCCTGACGCACTGCGCGCCCGGCGCCGAACTGGTGGACACCCAGGGCCTGGACCTGGACCGCATCACCGACCACCTGGTCCGCGCGCACACGGCGGGCCGCGACGTCGTACGGCTCACCTCCGGCGACCCGTCGCTGTACTCGGCGCTGGCCGAGCAGACCCGCAGGCTCGACGCGCACGGCGTTCCGTGGGACGTCACGCCCGGGGTGCCCGCGTACGCGGCCGCCTCGGCGCTGGCGGGACGGGAGCTGACCGTGCCGCTGGTGGCCCAGTCTGTGGTGCTGACCCGCACGCGGGCCCGCTCGACCGCCATGCCCGGGACCGAGTCGCTGGCCGCGTTCGCCGCGACCCGGGCCACGCTGGTGCTGCACCTGGCGATCCGGCGGGTGCGCGAGCTGATGGCCGAGATCGAACCCGAGTACGGCGGCGACTGCCCGGTGGTCGTGGTGTACCGGGCCAGCCAGCCGGGCGAGGCGGTGCTGCGCGGCACGGTCTCCACCGTCGCCGACGCGGTGGAGGAGGCCGGGTTCCGGCAGGCGGCGGTGATCCTGGTGGGGCGGGCGCTCGATCCCGGGGCGGGCGGTGAGTCCTACCTCTACGACCCGGCCCGGCCGCGGGCCAGCGGGTAG
- a CDS encoding precorrin-8X methylmutase: MTSPRRPNRHYEYVDDGPAIYADSFATIRREARLDHLPANAERLAVRMIHGTGQVDLADDLVVHPDLVPAARAALRAGAPILCDARMVASGVTASRLPSDNEVLCLLGDERVPGLAREWGTTRTAAAVSLWEPLLGGAVVAVGNAPTALFHLLEMLIDGAPRPAAIVGCPVGFIGAAESKQALTELRDRHGVDVPYVTARGRRGGSAMTSSALNALAKEEE, encoded by the coding sequence GTGACCTCCCCGAGAAGACCGAACCGGCACTACGAGTACGTCGACGACGGGCCCGCCATCTACGCCGACTCCTTCGCCACCATCCGGCGCGAGGCCCGGCTCGACCACCTGCCCGCCAACGCCGAGCGGCTCGCCGTGCGGATGATCCACGGCACCGGCCAGGTCGACCTCGCCGACGACCTCGTCGTCCACCCCGACCTGGTCCCCGCGGCGCGCGCCGCCCTCCGGGCCGGTGCGCCGATCCTGTGCGACGCGCGCATGGTGGCCTCCGGCGTGACCGCGAGCCGCCTGCCCAGCGACAACGAGGTGCTCTGCCTCCTGGGTGACGAGCGGGTGCCCGGCCTGGCCCGGGAGTGGGGCACCACCCGCACGGCCGCCGCGGTGTCGCTGTGGGAGCCGCTGCTCGGCGGCGCCGTGGTCGCCGTCGGCAACGCGCCCACCGCCCTGTTCCACCTTCTGGAGATGCTGATCGACGGCGCCCCTCGACCCGCCGCGATCGTCGGCTGCCCGGTCGGCTTCATCGGCGCCGCCGAGTCCAAGCAGGCGTTGACCGAGCTGCGCGACCGGCACGGCGTCGACGTCCCCTACGTGACCGCGCGCGGCCGACGCGGGGGTTCGGCGATGACCTCCTCGGCCCTCAACGCACTCGCCAAGGAGGAAGAGTGA
- a CDS encoding bifunctional cobalt-precorrin-7 (C(5))-methyltransferase/cobalt-precorrin-6B (C(15))-methyltransferase, with protein MKDDSRPPVTHHRPDAAARGSGAPSTDACGAEPPSVTRHRPDAAARGSGAPSTDACGAEPASVTHRAAAREDGVSPPTGRRITVVGIGADGWPGLPERLRALVLAADTVLGGRRHLAMLPDRPRQRRLAWPSPLREGLPPLLASLDAASADPASADSASPDGPSTVALASGDPLVSGIATTLIDLLGADAVRVEPAVSSVALARARMGWPAERCAVVGLVGRDPRLLLRQLAPGHRVLVLSSDGATPAAVAALLVGAGYGASRMTVLGDLGADSESRLETTADHWLASPPGTVPPLHVLALELLGPPGHGLVAGLPDDAFEHDGQLTKRDLRASALARLAPSPGQHLWDVGAGAGSVGIEWMRAHPSCTATAVEAHPERAARIGRNAGRLGVPGLDVVTGRAPDALAGLPAPDAVFVGGGATRPGVLDACLGALRPGGRIVVHGVTLETEHLLADAHRRHGGELTRIAVETTAPIGGFTGWTPARTVTQWCLAVLP; from the coding sequence ATGAAGGACGACAGCCGCCCTCCCGTCACCCACCACCGCCCGGATGCCGCTGCGCGGGGGAGTGGTGCACCCTCAACGGACGCCTGCGGCGCGGAGCCCCCTTCCGTCACCCGCCACCGCCCGGATGCCGCTGCGCGGGGGAGTGGTGCACCCTCAACGGACGCCTGCGGCGCGGAGCCTGCTTCCGTCACCCACCGTGCCGCTGCGCGGGAGGACGGGGTCTCCCCGCCCACCGGGCGCCGGATCACCGTCGTCGGCATCGGCGCGGACGGCTGGCCCGGCCTGCCCGAGCGGCTGCGCGCGCTCGTCCTGGCCGCCGACACGGTGCTCGGCGGGCGCAGGCACCTGGCGATGCTCCCCGACCGGCCCCGGCAGCGCCGCCTGGCCTGGCCCTCACCCCTGCGCGAGGGCCTGCCGCCTCTGCTGGCCTCGCTCGACGCCGCCTCCGCCGACCCAGCTTCCGCCGACAGCGCCTCCCCTGACGGCCCCTCCACCGTGGCGCTGGCCTCCGGCGACCCCCTGGTGTCCGGCATCGCCACCACCCTGATCGACCTGCTGGGCGCGGACGCCGTGCGGGTGGAACCCGCCGTCTCCTCGGTCGCCCTGGCCCGCGCCCGCATGGGCTGGCCCGCCGAACGCTGCGCGGTGGTGGGCCTGGTCGGCCGCGACCCCCGCCTGCTGCTGCGCCAGCTCGCCCCCGGCCACCGCGTCCTGGTGCTCTCCTCCGACGGCGCCACCCCCGCCGCGGTCGCCGCCCTGCTGGTCGGCGCGGGCTACGGCGCCAGCCGGATGACCGTGCTGGGCGACCTGGGCGCGGACTCCGAGTCGCGCCTGGAGACCACCGCCGACCACTGGCTCGCGTCACCTCCCGGCACGGTGCCCCCGCTGCACGTGCTGGCCCTGGAACTCCTGGGCCCGCCCGGCCACGGCCTGGTCGCGGGGCTGCCCGACGACGCCTTCGAACACGACGGGCAGCTCACCAAGCGCGACCTGCGCGCCTCGGCGCTGGCCCGCCTGGCCCCCTCGCCGGGCCAGCACCTGTGGGACGTGGGCGCTGGCGCGGGCTCGGTGGGCATCGAGTGGATGCGCGCCCACCCCTCCTGCACCGCCACGGCGGTGGAGGCCCACCCCGAACGGGCCGCGCGGATCGGCCGCAACGCGGGCCGCCTCGGCGTTCCCGGCCTGGACGTGGTCACCGGCCGCGCGCCGGACGCGCTGGCCGGGCTGCCCGCGCCCGACGCGGTGTTCGTCGGCGGCGGCGCGACCCGGCCGGGCGTGCTCGACGCCTGCCTGGGGGCGCTGCGGCCGGGAGGGCGGATCGTGGTGCACGGGGTGACGCTGGAGACCGAGCACCTGCTCGCCGACGCCCACCGGCGCCACGGGGGCGAGCTGACCCGGATCGCCGTCGAGACCACCGCGCCCATCGGCGGGTTCACCGGCTGGACGCCCGCCCGCACGGTCACCCAGTGGTGTCTGGCGGTGCTGCCCTGA
- a CDS encoding precorrin-2 C(20)-methyltransferase, with amino-acid sequence MTGRFHGVGVGPGDPELITLKAARLIAAADVVAYHAGVGKESNARRIADALIPDGVVEERLTYPVTTGATDHPGGYAGALADFYEESAARLAVHLDAGRDVVLLSEGDPLFYGSYMYMHDRLSERYPTEIVPGVPAFAAATAAAAAPLARQTDVLTVLPGTLPEPELARRLADTDAAVVMKLGRTFPAVRRALAAAGRLEHAVYVERASMGGERRLPVAEVDPATVPYFSLVLVTGDSRNGPRSRKVGEAARTQTAQTEQTAQATQEGPGSAVPAADTASATTGPAAELLVVGLGPGPEDWLTPEASAALAEVDHVVGYGPYVNRVPQRPGLTRHASGNTVELQRARFALDLAGRGERVAVVSGGDAGVFGMATAVFEAAEDPAYRDVPVRVLPGVSAVQAVAARAGAPVGGDFAVMSLSDRLKPWEVVERRLRAVAEADLALAVYNPASRSRTEQIVTARRILLEHRKPDTVVVVGRDVGREGESLTVTTLGELDPAAVDMRCLLIVGASGTRVTGAGRVWTPRWVKP; translated from the coding sequence GTGACCGGCCGTTTCCACGGCGTCGGCGTCGGCCCGGGCGACCCCGAGCTGATCACCCTCAAGGCGGCCAGGCTCATCGCCGCGGCCGACGTCGTCGCCTACCACGCGGGTGTGGGCAAGGAGTCCAACGCCCGCCGCATCGCCGACGCGCTGATCCCGGACGGGGTGGTCGAGGAGCGGTTGACCTATCCGGTGACCACCGGGGCGACCGACCACCCGGGCGGCTACGCGGGGGCGTTGGCCGACTTCTACGAGGAGTCCGCCGCCCGGCTGGCCGTCCACCTGGACGCCGGGCGCGACGTCGTCCTGCTCTCCGAGGGCGATCCGCTGTTCTACGGGTCGTACATGTACATGCACGACCGGCTGTCCGAGCGCTACCCCACCGAGATCGTGCCGGGCGTCCCGGCGTTCGCCGCCGCCACGGCCGCCGCGGCCGCCCCGCTGGCCCGGCAGACCGACGTGCTCACCGTGCTGCCCGGCACCCTGCCCGAACCGGAACTGGCCCGCCGCCTGGCCGACACCGACGCGGCCGTGGTCATGAAACTGGGCCGGACCTTCCCGGCCGTGCGCCGCGCCCTGGCCGCGGCCGGGCGGCTGGAACACGCGGTGTACGTGGAGCGGGCCTCGATGGGCGGGGAGCGGCGGCTGCCGGTGGCCGAGGTGGACCCGGCGACGGTGCCCTACTTCTCCCTGGTGCTGGTGACCGGGGACAGCCGCAACGGGCCGCGCTCCCGCAAGGTCGGCGAGGCCGCGCGGACGCAGACGGCACAGACGGAGCAGACGGCACAGGCGACCCAAGAGGGGCCCGGTTCCGCCGTACCGGCGGCGGACACGGCGTCCGCGACCACCGGACCGGCGGCCGAACTGCTGGTCGTGGGCCTGGGCCCGGGCCCCGAGGACTGGCTCACCCCCGAGGCGAGCGCGGCGCTGGCCGAGGTGGACCACGTGGTGGGCTACGGCCCCTACGTCAACCGGGTACCGCAGCGCCCCGGGCTCACCCGGCACGCCTCCGGCAACACCGTCGAACTCCAGCGCGCCCGGTTCGCCCTCGACCTGGCCGGGCGCGGCGAACGCGTGGCCGTGGTCTCCGGCGGGGACGCCGGGGTCTTCGGCATGGCCACCGCCGTGTTCGAGGCGGCCGAGGACCCCGCCTACCGGGACGTGCCCGTCCGGGTGCTGCCCGGGGTCAGCGCCGTCCAGGCGGTCGCGGCCCGCGCGGGCGCCCCCGTGGGCGGCGACTTCGCGGTGATGAGCCTGTCGGACCGCCTCAAGCCGTGGGAGGTGGTCGAGCGGCGTCTGCGCGCCGTCGCCGAGGCCGACCTGGCGCTGGCCGTCTACAACCCCGCCTCCCGGTCCCGGACCGAGCAGATCGTCACCGCGCGCCGGATCCTGCTGGAGCACCGCAAACCCGACACCGTGGTCGTCGTCGGCCGCGACGTGGGCCGCGAAGGCGAGTCCCTGACGGTGACCACCCTGGGCGAACTCGACCCCGCCGCCGTGGACATGCGCTGCCTGCTCATCGTCGGCGCGTCCGGAACCCGGGTCACCGGGGCGGGCCGCGTGTGGACCCCCAGGTGGGTGAAGCCGTGA
- a CDS encoding VWA domain-containing protein, with protein MRSPHYPFSAIVGCDAEELDDLGLSLVLTSVSPEIGGVLVRGEKGTAKSTAVRALASLLPPVDVYQGDRFSVDPADPAQHSPDGPFGSGTAVESRPVRLVELPVGATEDRVLGSLHLEQALTHGRVAYEPGLLARAHRGILYVDEVNLLHDHLVDLLLDAAATGRVTVERDGFSVEHAARFLLIGTMNPEEGELRPQLLDRFGLTVEVAAPSEPAIRAEVVRRRMSHDADPAAFAGRYHGAEKALAERIAAAREALGRVRLSEAALLKIAEVCAAYDVDGLRADIVTARTAMAHAAWSGRTSVTRADIRRAATLALPHRRRRNPFDAPGLDEELLDRILGDEEPPPDPPEPPGPQGTDDGDDSETPSDTQDPQDPSDNASPPDNAGDTGEAETSGGEQPDPERSPASAEHAPEDAEGDSPEPRPSGASPTTARAAAPYRTRLLTVRGSGEGADGRRSRAVGTRGRRIGAAEPGRGAGSAVHLVETVRAAALRPQGGGRLRLRPRDLRVAVREGQETNLVLFCVDASGSMAARRRMTEVKTAILSLLLDAYRRRDKVGLVTFRGREAELTLPPTRSVDVAAARLDDLPAGGRTPLAEGLEEAARVLRRERLRDPRLRPLLVVVTDGRATGGKGAVGRAMAAADHVAGLGVTTVVVDGESGPLRLGLAASLAARLGADHMPVSEVSADALGTAVRERAA; from the coding sequence TTGCGGTCACCGCACTACCCCTTTTCCGCGATCGTCGGCTGCGACGCCGAGGAACTCGACGACCTGGGCCTGTCCCTCGTCCTCACCAGCGTCTCGCCGGAGATCGGCGGCGTCCTGGTGCGCGGCGAGAAGGGCACCGCCAAGTCCACCGCGGTCCGGGCCCTGGCCTCCCTCCTGCCGCCCGTCGACGTCTACCAGGGCGACCGGTTCTCCGTGGACCCCGCCGACCCGGCGCAGCACTCCCCCGACGGGCCCTTCGGGTCCGGCACGGCCGTGGAGAGCCGCCCGGTGCGCCTGGTCGAACTGCCCGTCGGCGCCACCGAGGACCGCGTCCTGGGCTCCCTGCACCTGGAACAGGCCCTCACCCACGGCAGGGTCGCCTACGAACCCGGCCTGCTGGCCCGGGCCCACCGCGGCATCCTCTACGTCGACGAGGTCAACCTCCTGCACGACCACCTGGTCGACCTGCTGCTGGACGCCGCCGCGACCGGCCGGGTCACCGTGGAGCGCGACGGGTTCTCCGTGGAGCACGCGGCCCGGTTCCTGCTCATCGGCACCATGAACCCCGAGGAGGGCGAGCTGCGCCCGCAGCTCCTGGACCGGTTCGGACTCACCGTCGAGGTCGCCGCGCCGTCCGAGCCCGCGATCCGCGCCGAGGTGGTGCGCAGGCGCATGTCCCACGACGCCGACCCCGCCGCCTTCGCCGGGCGCTACCACGGGGCCGAGAAGGCGCTGGCCGAACGCATCGCGGCGGCCCGGGAGGCACTGGGCCGGGTGCGCCTGTCCGAGGCCGCGCTGCTGAAGATCGCCGAGGTGTGCGCCGCCTACGACGTGGACGGCCTGCGCGCCGACATCGTGACCGCGCGCACGGCGATGGCGCACGCGGCCTGGTCGGGCCGGACCTCGGTCACCCGGGCCGACATCCGCCGCGCAGCCACGCTCGCCCTGCCGCACCGGCGCCGACGCAACCCCTTCGACGCGCCGGGACTCGACGAGGAGCTCCTGGACCGGATCCTGGGCGACGAGGAACCGCCGCCCGACCCCCCGGAGCCGCCGGGCCCGCAGGGGACCGACGACGGCGACGATTCCGAAACCCCGTCAGACACACAGGACCCACAGGATCCCTCCGACAACGCCAGTCCCCCGGACAACGCCGGGGACACCGGGGAAGCCGAGACCTCCGGCGGCGAACAGCCCGACCCGGAGCGCTCCCCCGCCTCAGCCGAGCACGCGCCCGAGGACGCCGAGGGCGACTCCCCCGAACCCCGCCCCTCCGGCGCCTCCCCGACCACCGCCAGGGCCGCCGCCCCCTACCGGACCCGGCTGCTCACCGTGCGGGGCTCCGGCGAGGGCGCCGACGGCAGGCGCAGCCGGGCCGTCGGCACGCGGGGCCGGCGGATCGGCGCCGCCGAGCCCGGCCGGGGTGCGGGCAGCGCGGTCCACCTGGTGGAGACCGTGCGGGCCGCCGCGCTGCGGCCCCAGGGCGGCGGCCGACTGCGGCTGCGCCCCCGCGACCTGCGCGTCGCGGTCCGCGAGGGTCAGGAGACCAACCTGGTGCTGTTCTGCGTGGACGCCTCCGGCTCCATGGCGGCGCGCAGGCGTATGACCGAGGTCAAGACCGCGATCCTGTCCCTGCTCCTGGACGCCTACCGGCGCCGCGACAAGGTCGGCCTGGTCACCTTCCGGGGGCGCGAGGCCGAACTCACGCTGCCGCCGACCCGTTCGGTGGACGTGGCCGCGGCCCGCCTCGACGACCTGCCCGCCGGGGGGCGCACCCCGCTGGCCGAGGGCCTGGAGGAGGCGGCCCGCGTCCTGCGCCGCGAGCGGCTGCGGGACCCGAGGCTGCGTCCGCTCCTGGTCGTGGTCACCGACGGCCGGGCCACCGGCGGCAAGGGGGCGGTGGGCCGCGCGATGGCCGCCGCCGACCACGTCGCCGGACTGGGCGTGACCACCGTCGTGGTGGACGGGGAGTCCGGGCCGCTGCGCCTGGGCCTGGCCGCCTCCCTGGCCGCCCGCCTGGGCGCCGACCACATGCCCGTCAGCG